The following proteins come from a genomic window of Pyxidicoccus sp. MSG2:
- the polA gene encoding DNA polymerase I, which yields MADTSPSRSAPTLVLIDASGFIFRAYHAIPPLTTSKGVPTNAVLGFTRMVLKGLRELNPTHVALAFDKESRTERQKIDPNYKANREGPPEDLVPQFALIRRVVEALNLPVLEMAGWEADDVIGTLAVKAKAEGFCVQVVTGDKDFVQIVEPDVRLFDPMKETHTGPDEVKAKLGIEPRQMRDYLALIGDAVDNVAKVPGIGPKTATELIQQFGDVETLLSKLDEVKKPKIRDAIASHRESLLRAKQLVTFKTDLPLDVKMADLARKAVDPAKARELFTELEFYALIKDLPQQGLPEAAPKEKAAPLAAEHKLVGTEAELKALADAVRAAGTVSLIPAYEGMPFATKLVGLGAALPDASTYYVPLRHGVLGATQVKPESFTAALKAVLEDAAVKKGGHDLKALTLVLANEGITLRGGHDDVELLSYLLNPSRREHALADLARERLQTELPALPPAAEGKRGKKDKALADHTVEEVAAGFAIRAEAARRLAPELWKELQAASLAELARDMELPLLPILARMEQRGVKLDTTELARISVKVDAAVEAQVKEVYKHAGREFNIGSNPQLVEVLFSPQPEGLGLPIIKKGKTGPSADMEVLEKLSEEHPLPAAIIEYRSLTKLKSTYLDTLPTLVAADGRIHTTYHQAATATGRLSSTDPNLQNIPVRTELGREIRRAFVAAEGHQLVSADYSQVELRLLAHIAEDPVLIDAFLNDQDIHTRTAAEVFGVPPEQVDREQRRRAKMVNFGIAYGLSPHGLSARLGIPQEEARDIIERYFTRYAGIHRYLRETVDTARKTGYVETLYGRRRYMPDLNSKNRGVVQAAERAAINMPIQGTAADLIKKAMLVVDAALREEGLRTVMLLQVHDELLFEAPDAEVERVKALAMKGMSSVASLKVPLKVDVGAGRSWADAH from the coding sequence ATGGCCGACACCAGCCCCTCGCGCTCCGCGCCCACCCTGGTCCTCATCGACGCGTCCGGCTTCATCTTCCGCGCCTACCATGCGATTCCGCCCCTCACGACGAGCAAGGGCGTGCCCACCAACGCCGTGCTGGGCTTCACCCGCATGGTGCTCAAGGGGCTGAGGGAGCTGAACCCCACGCACGTGGCGCTCGCCTTCGACAAGGAGAGCCGCACGGAGCGGCAGAAGATAGACCCCAACTACAAGGCCAACCGCGAGGGTCCGCCCGAGGACCTGGTGCCGCAGTTCGCGCTCATCCGCCGGGTGGTGGAGGCGCTCAACCTGCCGGTGCTGGAGATGGCCGGCTGGGAGGCGGATGACGTCATCGGCACGCTGGCGGTGAAGGCGAAGGCCGAGGGCTTCTGCGTCCAGGTCGTCACGGGCGACAAGGACTTCGTGCAGATTGTAGAACCGGACGTGCGCCTGTTCGACCCGATGAAGGAGACGCACACCGGGCCGGACGAGGTAAAGGCGAAGCTGGGAATCGAGCCCCGGCAGATGCGCGACTACCTGGCCCTCATCGGTGACGCGGTGGACAACGTCGCCAAGGTGCCGGGCATCGGCCCGAAGACGGCCACGGAGCTCATCCAGCAGTTCGGCGACGTGGAGACGCTGCTCTCCAAGCTGGACGAGGTGAAGAAGCCGAAGATTCGCGACGCCATCGCCTCGCACCGCGAGAGCCTGCTGCGCGCCAAGCAGCTCGTCACCTTCAAGACGGACCTGCCGCTGGACGTGAAGATGGCGGACCTGGCCCGCAAGGCGGTGGACCCGGCAAAGGCCCGCGAGCTCTTCACCGAGCTGGAGTTCTACGCGCTCATCAAGGACCTGCCGCAGCAGGGCTTGCCAGAGGCCGCGCCGAAGGAGAAGGCCGCGCCGCTGGCCGCCGAGCACAAGCTGGTGGGCACCGAGGCGGAGCTGAAGGCGCTGGCGGATGCGGTGCGCGCGGCGGGCACCGTCAGCCTCATCCCCGCGTACGAGGGCATGCCCTTCGCCACGAAGCTGGTGGGCCTGGGCGCCGCGCTGCCGGACGCGAGCACGTACTACGTGCCGCTGCGCCATGGCGTGCTCGGCGCCACCCAGGTGAAGCCGGAGTCCTTCACGGCCGCGCTCAAGGCGGTGCTGGAGGATGCGGCCGTGAAGAAGGGCGGGCACGACCTCAAGGCGCTCACCCTCGTCCTCGCCAACGAGGGAATCACGTTGCGCGGCGGCCACGACGACGTGGAGCTGCTCAGCTACCTGCTCAACCCGTCCCGCCGCGAGCACGCGCTGGCGGACCTGGCGCGCGAGCGCCTGCAGACGGAGCTGCCCGCGCTGCCGCCCGCGGCCGAGGGCAAGCGGGGCAAGAAGGACAAGGCGCTGGCGGACCACACGGTGGAGGAGGTGGCCGCGGGCTTCGCCATCCGCGCGGAGGCGGCGCGGCGGCTGGCGCCGGAGCTGTGGAAGGAGCTTCAGGCGGCGAGCCTGGCGGAGCTGGCGCGGGACATGGAGCTGCCGCTGCTGCCGATTCTCGCGCGGATGGAGCAGCGGGGCGTGAAGCTGGACACCACCGAGCTGGCCCGCATCTCCGTGAAGGTGGACGCCGCCGTCGAGGCGCAGGTGAAGGAGGTCTACAAACACGCCGGGCGCGAGTTCAACATCGGCTCCAACCCGCAGCTGGTGGAGGTGCTCTTCTCGCCCCAGCCGGAAGGGCTGGGGCTGCCCATCATCAAGAAGGGCAAGACGGGCCCGTCCGCGGACATGGAGGTGCTGGAGAAGCTCTCCGAGGAACACCCGCTGCCGGCCGCCATCATCGAGTACCGCAGCCTCACCAAGCTGAAGAGCACCTACCTGGACACGCTGCCCACGCTGGTGGCGGCCGACGGGCGCATCCACACCACCTACCACCAGGCGGCCACCGCGACGGGGCGCCTGTCGTCCACGGACCCCAATCTCCAGAACATCCCCGTGCGCACCGAGCTGGGCCGCGAAATCCGCCGCGCCTTCGTGGCCGCGGAAGGGCACCAGCTGGTCAGCGCGGACTACAGCCAGGTGGAGCTGCGGCTGCTGGCGCACATCGCGGAGGACCCGGTCCTCATCGACGCCTTCCTCAACGACCAGGACATCCACACCCGCACGGCGGCGGAAGTCTTCGGCGTGCCCCCGGAGCAGGTGGACCGCGAGCAGCGCCGCAGGGCGAAGATGGTGAACTTCGGCATCGCCTACGGCCTGTCACCGCACGGCCTGTCCGCGCGGCTGGGGATTCCGCAGGAGGAGGCGCGCGACATCATCGAGCGCTACTTCACGCGCTACGCAGGCATCCACCGCTACCTGCGGGAGACCGTGGATACCGCGCGCAAGACGGGCTACGTGGAGACGCTCTACGGGCGCCGCCGGTACATGCCGGACCTGAACTCGAAGAACCGCGGCGTGGTGCAGGCCGCCGAGCGCGCCGCCATCAACATGCCGATTCAGGGCACCGCCGCGGACCTCATCAAGAAGGCGATGCTGGTGGTGGACGCGGCGCTGCGCGAAGAGGGCCTGCGCACCGTCATGCTGTTGCAGGTGCACGACGAACTCCTCTTCGAGGCGCCCGACGCCGAGGTGGAGCGGGTGAAGGCCCTGGCGATGAAGGGCATGTCCTCGGTGGCCTCGCTGAAGGTGCCGCTCAAGGTGGACGTGGGCGCGGGCCGGAGCTGGGCGGACGCGCACTGA
- a CDS encoding FHA domain-containing protein, with product MPTLVVRLPDGSENEHEITGELKLGRQAGNDLLLTEGGVSRNHARVFEDGGAVFIEDLGSANGTFVDGERIADPTPLTPQSEVVLGDYTLRLKVAAAPSRSGPRKAAKAAAPPAEEMPVGAEGSGARATRALPSLKARPPAGAPPPKRPARPAKPAGAVVEGGAAGGGAGPMLKGLVGPWAGRTYPLKGKVLVGRQPPALVMLEDDSVSRRHAELEATASGVTVKDLGSANGTLLNGEPLGPEPVELQPGDQLQFGVVEMSFEAEDVALAAPVRRGSGPVPTRRGGAAAAPSEMEAAPPSRKKLMMVAGGVVGLLVVAAVVKVAMPGAGPADTPVDPAGAVVDPAEQIQALLSECRSYASNELGSSPNWARAEESCTKALDLDPIHPEANTLIRRIKLEKESFDHYSTGEKALQRLKPDEALEAFSKIPKESEYFRRGKSKAREAAEQVTKRALDDCKRYLGNSQLSAAVPRCEQYMAVWCQGQPREDLQPPLGYTMKLEGRLRRNEWRPKDSLYVRFLIARFRLDPNAAPWVCPVTEIIGPDEATTDPRSVVDAAVKKRFGHKLLQAAMMDYWAGRGSEALATLQKLRGNYEAAAFHAQSDELVRIMSTVDQLFKNGETFLAGDDPEKAAEPFREALQVDKELMLDLAESKPSFYRRNILQDMAEKSYQRGREWADRQDKRRACRIWKLGFGFYAGNPDLNKAAAFCSSNASDALRAAGACPDLAAVLDYAVKGDGIAEKVDEKKKEWSCP from the coding sequence ATGCCCACCCTGGTCGTCCGTCTCCCCGACGGCTCCGAGAACGAACACGAAATCACTGGCGAGCTGAAGCTGGGCCGTCAGGCGGGCAATGACCTCCTGCTCACCGAGGGCGGGGTGTCTCGCAACCACGCGAGGGTCTTCGAGGACGGCGGCGCCGTCTTCATCGAGGACCTGGGCAGCGCCAACGGCACCTTCGTGGACGGTGAGCGCATCGCGGACCCCACGCCGCTCACCCCGCAGTCGGAGGTGGTGCTGGGGGACTACACGCTGCGGCTCAAGGTCGCGGCGGCGCCCTCCCGCTCCGGTCCGCGCAAGGCGGCGAAGGCCGCGGCGCCCCCCGCCGAGGAGATGCCGGTGGGCGCGGAGGGCAGCGGCGCGCGCGCGACGCGGGCCCTGCCGAGCCTGAAGGCGAGGCCGCCCGCGGGCGCGCCCCCGCCGAAGCGGCCCGCGAGGCCCGCGAAGCCGGCCGGTGCCGTGGTGGAAGGCGGCGCGGCGGGCGGTGGCGCGGGCCCCATGCTCAAGGGCCTGGTGGGCCCGTGGGCCGGCCGGACGTATCCCCTCAAGGGCAAGGTGCTGGTGGGGCGGCAGCCTCCGGCGCTGGTGATGCTGGAGGACGACTCGGTCAGCCGGCGGCACGCGGAGCTGGAGGCGACGGCGTCCGGCGTGACGGTGAAGGACCTGGGCAGCGCCAACGGCACGTTGCTCAACGGCGAGCCGCTGGGGCCGGAGCCGGTGGAGTTGCAGCCGGGCGACCAGCTCCAGTTCGGCGTGGTGGAGATGTCCTTCGAAGCCGAGGACGTGGCGCTGGCCGCGCCGGTGCGGCGGGGCTCGGGTCCCGTCCCCACGCGGCGCGGTGGGGCCGCGGCGGCGCCGTCGGAAATGGAAGCAGCGCCCCCGAGCCGCAAGAAGCTGATGATGGTGGCCGGCGGCGTGGTGGGCCTGCTGGTGGTGGCGGCGGTGGTGAAGGTGGCCATGCCGGGCGCCGGGCCGGCGGACACGCCGGTGGACCCGGCGGGCGCGGTGGTGGACCCGGCGGAGCAGATTCAAGCGCTGCTCAGCGAGTGCCGCTCCTACGCGTCCAACGAGCTGGGCTCATCACCCAACTGGGCCCGCGCGGAGGAGAGCTGCACCAAGGCGTTGGACCTGGACCCCATCCACCCGGAGGCCAACACCCTCATCCGGCGCATCAAGCTGGAGAAGGAGTCCTTCGATCACTATTCGACGGGCGAGAAGGCGCTGCAGCGCCTCAAGCCGGATGAGGCGCTCGAGGCCTTCAGCAAGATTCCGAAGGAGAGCGAGTACTTCCGCCGCGGCAAGAGCAAGGCGCGCGAGGCGGCCGAGCAGGTCACGAAGCGGGCGCTGGACGACTGCAAGCGCTACCTGGGCAACTCCCAGTTGAGCGCCGCGGTGCCGCGCTGCGAGCAGTACATGGCCGTCTGGTGCCAGGGGCAGCCGCGCGAGGACCTGCAGCCACCGCTGGGCTACACGATGAAGCTGGAGGGCCGGCTGCGCCGCAACGAGTGGCGGCCCAAGGACTCGCTCTACGTGCGCTTCCTCATCGCGCGGTTCCGGTTGGACCCGAACGCGGCGCCGTGGGTGTGCCCGGTGACGGAAATCATCGGCCCGGACGAGGCGACCACCGACCCGCGCTCCGTGGTGGACGCGGCGGTGAAGAAGCGCTTCGGCCACAAGCTGCTCCAGGCGGCCATGATGGACTACTGGGCCGGCCGCGGCAGCGAGGCGCTGGCCACCCTGCAGAAGCTGCGCGGCAACTACGAGGCCGCCGCGTTCCACGCCCAGTCGGACGAGCTGGTGCGCATCATGTCCACGGTGGATCAGCTCTTCAAGAATGGTGAGACGTTCCTCGCTGGTGACGACCCGGAGAAGGCCGCCGAGCCCTTCCGCGAGGCGCTGCAGGTGGACAAGGAGCTGATGCTGGACCTGGCCGAGTCCAAGCCGTCCTTCTACCGGCGCAACATCCTCCAGGACATGGCGGAGAAGTCCTACCAGCGGGGCAGGGAGTGGGCGGACCGGCAGGACAAGCGTCGCGCGTGCAGGATCTGGAAGCTGGGCTTCGGCTTCTACGCGGGCAACCCGGACCTGAACAAGGCGGCGGCCTTCTGCTCGAGCAACGCCTCGGACGCCCTCCGGGCGGCGGGCGCCTGCCCGGACCTCGCGGCCGTGCTCGACTACGCCGTCAAGGGCGACGGCATCGCGGAGAAGGTGGACGAGAAGAAGAAGGAGTGGAGCTGCCCCTGA